TGAGGTTTCGGTATAGAAGGGAGTCTCTGCAGTGGGAAGTTCTTGTCCTTTTTCTATACACCCCGCAAAAAACACCAAGCCCATTATGATCAGTGCTATCCTTCTCATTGCAACCACGAAGGTGTTTTATTTGTTTGAGACTATTTTAAATTTGCTGGACACTCTTGGGAATAAAACATCTTCAAAAATTTCGACAAAAGAACAGCCTTATAGGAGCTCATCAATCCAAAGAAAAATGCCTCCCCAAAAATTATAAATTCCCCAAGAAGAACTCAAAGGGGGAGAGCAATGATAAAGAACAAGCTAATTGTGGTCACCGGAGGAGCAGGGTTCATAGGCTCCCACATAGCCGAAGAGCTCAGCAAAGAGAACGAGGTGATAGTGATAGATAACCTCTACGCCGGTAAAGTTGAGAACGTCCCCCCAAATGTGAAGTTCATTCAGGCTGATATAAGGGACTACCAAAGCATGGCCGAGCTAATTTCTCAAGCGGATTACGTTTTTCATGAAGCTGCTTTAGTTAGCGTTGTTGAAAGCGTAGAAAAGCCAGTTCTCACGGAGGAGATAAACGTTCTCGGCACTTTAAACATTCTAAAAGCCCTCAGCGAGGGGCATGGAAAGTTGATTTTCGCTTCATCTGCCGCAGTCTATGGGGACAACCAGAACCTCCCCCTCAAAGAGAGCGAAAAACCCAATCCTTTGTCTCCCTATGGCGTGACAAAGGTAGCTGGAGAGTACTACTGCAAGGTCTTTTACGAGCTTTATGGGGTTCCAACTGCAAGCTTGAGGTATTTCAACGTTTTTGGAGAAAGGCAAGGCTACAATCAATATGCCGGTGTTATAAGCATCTTCATAAACAGAGCTCTTAAAGGTGAACCCCTAATAATCTACGGCGATGGAAAGCAAACGAGGGACTTCATTTACGTTAAAGATGTTGTAAAGGCAAACATCCTTGTAGCTAAGAGCAACAAGGCAAACGGAAAGGTCTTCAACGTTGCGAGGGGAGAGAGAACAACAATACTTGAACTTGCGCTCAAGATCATCGATGCAACAAGCTCGTTGAGTTCAATCATCTTCGACAAGCCAAGACCGGGGGACATAAGGCACAGTCAAGCCGATATAAGCGAGATAAGGAAACTTGGTTTTGAGCCGGAATACTCGCTTGAGGAGGGATTATTGAGGACAATTGAGTGGTACAAGCACAGGGGAGTGGGATGAAGCAAATTGTCCTCAAAAGAAGTGTCAGGGGAATCTTGTTCCTTACGGCATTCGGGCTGGTAGTTGGTGTGCCAATGCTTGTGAGAGTCCTTGCCCGTGATGTCCCTCTCAAGATAAAAGCTGGAGCGATTGCTTTCATTTGTTTGTGGTTTGGGCTCACTCTTTTTGCATTCTACCGAACAAAGAGAAGCCTCAAAAAAGTTGAAGAGTTAGAAAGGCTTATTTCCGTTATTGGAGATGAGATCAGCTTTTCCACTCCAGTAAAAGCTGAGGTTGGATATTTCTATGCGAATGGCCGTTGGAGCTCAAGCGGAAAAAGCAGAAGCTACCACGTTTTTAGAAACTTCGTGAAGGAATCTGAGGGCACCTTAAGTTCCCTAAAGTTTGAAAACAGGCCTTTCCTTCTTGCAATTGCCCAAGACGGAGAGGGCGAGGTTCGTCTTCCGGGGATTAAGATTTTGAATGAGACACTTCAAGGAGTCCTTATACTGTATGCAAAGCCTTCCTATAAATTCAGCTTTCCCGTTGAAAGCCTCGGTGTCTCCCATGGAGAAGACTTTGTCGAGGCCAGAATAGAAGAGATTGAAAACGGGTTTAGGGTCTCGGTGAGCGCAAACCTCTCAAAGGCAAAAAGAGCTAAAGTGGAGCTAATTTCAAGAGAAAAAAGAGACGTTAAAGAGCTCATCGGCGATACAAAAAACATTGGAGTTTTTGAAAAAGAATTTCTAAACGAGCCTTTGGTAATAGTTGGGCACCATGACCAGATAAGCCCCTTGGAAATCCTAAAAGCTGGGAAATTCGGAAGGATAATATCTGGACATGGAAAGTTCATCCTCAGGTTAGCGCTGGATGTTCCCTTTAGGCCAGATATAAAAGAAGAAATTGAGTTTGAGGTTATCCCAAGGGAGGAGATTACTTCTTGGGGACTCTGAAGCTCATCGCCTGCTTTTGTTGCAATTGTTGGGCTTTTTGAGCTAATTCTTGAAGCTTGTGTTCCAGCTGGTGTAACGCTTCTTGGGTCTTTGCAATGGCACTTTCATACTCCTTGATCCTCTCTTCAAGGTATACTATTGCATCATCAATGCTCTTCTCGATTGCGTATCCGGAACCAACGCTAACTATGACATTGTTTTTGTCCTCTATCCTTCCCTTTAAGAACGAACCAGCCCCTATTGGGACGAGAATCTCGGGCTTCTCTTCCTCAACGCTTTTTAGCCCTTCAAGGGTCTCTTTTACGGCCTGGAACTCATTCTTACCGAGGGTTAAGAGCTCAAGGTTTTGGGCCAAAAGCTGTGCCTGGGCTTGTAAAAGCTGATACTCATAAGCCAATCTCTCAAGCTGTTCTCTGTTTTCCATTTCCATCACCAAAAAGAGTCACCGGAGAAGTTTTTAAGAATATTGTTAAAAAATAAAGTGTCAGGCAAGCTCTAAGCTGAGTCTTCTAACTACTGGGTTCTCAGCCTCTTCTGGCTTTATCTCTTCAACGCTCTCTATGTATATCTTTGACCTCTTAACGCGGTGCTTGCTTCCAATCCCTGAAAGGACAAGCTCCTTTATGTCTTCTGGTTTTAATGCCCTGTACTCCTTGGTGAACCTAAACTTCTTTCCGTTCTTCTCAAAGACCCCCTTAACTCTGAACACCTTAACCTCCATCGCCCATCACCCCAAAAAGCCCAATGCCTCTTCAATCTTAACTATCTCGGGACCAGTTGTGAGGTGCCCAACTACAACACCAAAGGAATTTGCAATCATGCATGAGCCCACAAAGGGAACACCCATGTTGGCAGTTCCCACATAAAAATCAACTTTGAAGAGGTCTTCAAGCCACTCAAGCTCTTCATCAGTTGCTTCGGGATGAACAAGACCTCCCTTGTTCGTAACCACTCCAACGCTTCCAACTGCGTGGTAGTTGGCTATTACTCCCCTCTCCACTTCGACACCAAAGATATCCTCGAACTGCTTTGCTTCTTCCCTCGTGAACTTTGAGCTTATCAAAGCAGCTTTATCGTTCACAAGTATAAGGTTTCCAAAGGCGGTAAGCTTGCTTAAAACTGGCTCAACCCTGACGTCCAGGCCGTTCTCTTCCAGGGAGGTTTTAATTTTCTCAAGCTCGGAGTCCCAGATGTAGTATGGGACTACTACGGCATTCGAGTTTGCCGCGGCAAAGATCCCAACTATTCTTGACTTCATTATACTCGTTTCAATAATCGGAACCTTTAAAACTTCCCTAAGGACGTTAAGCTTCTTCTCCTGAAGCCCTTCTCTAACTAGGGCAAACTTATCAGTGGCCAAGCCAAATACACCAAGATATGGCGAGTTTTCAAAGTCCAGTCTTTCAATGTGCATTTCCACACCTCGGTTTTCCCTCATTGGAAAAAATTAGGAATCAAGCGAGGTGGACTTCAGCCACCTTAACGCCTTCCCTCTCCTCGATGGTTACCTTGACACGGAGCTTGCTTGGTGGCTTCTCGATACCCCTCTCCCAGATCTTTTCGTTAACGTCCGTGCCTATTATGACCTCATCTGCCTTTGTGTGCCTCGCTATAAACTCCCTAACAAAACGAGCGGCTCTTGGCGCTCTCTTCCATCTAGGAACGATCTTTTTGATTTTTCTAATTGGGACAACGTAAATTCTCTCTTCCGCCATCTCACATCACTCCTTAAGCTTGGTTCTCCTCCAGTATCTTCTCTTGGGGTGTGTCAAAACCCTTCTGTTGGTTTTCACAATAACCCAAACAGGTACTCTCCTATTTTGCTTAGCTGCCTTTGCCAGGCGGAGCTTCTTTGCCAACGGTTTGTTTCTTGCCATTCTTAACCCCTCCCTAAGTTGTGAACGTGAAAAGCCCAACTAATGCCCGATTAGTAAAGCCTTATTTAAATTTTTGCTTTCACTCACATTCAAAGATTAGGGGTTAAAAAGCTTTTCATTCGAATGGGCAGGAAAAAGAAGAAAAGGTCACCCTATCTGGAAAGCTGTGCTCCTAAGTTCTCCCCTCTCAAAGCGGTGTGGGTCATAC
The Thermococcus sp. 2319x1 DNA segment above includes these coding regions:
- a CDS encoding SDR family oxidoreductase — encoded protein: MIKNKLIVVTGGAGFIGSHIAEELSKENEVIVIDNLYAGKVENVPPNVKFIQADIRDYQSMAELISQADYVFHEAALVSVVESVEKPVLTEEINVLGTLNILKALSEGHGKLIFASSAAVYGDNQNLPLKESEKPNPLSPYGVTKVAGEYYCKVFYELYGVPTASLRYFNVFGERQGYNQYAGVISIFINRALKGEPLIIYGDGKQTRDFIYVKDVVKANILVAKSNKANGKVFNVARGERTTILELALKIIDATSSLSSIIFDKPRPGDIRHSQADISEIRKLGFEPEYSLEEGLLRTIEWYKHRGVG
- the pfdA gene encoding prefoldin subunit alpha, yielding MENREQLERLAYEYQLLQAQAQLLAQNLELLTLGKNEFQAVKETLEGLKSVEEEKPEILVPIGAGSFLKGRIEDKNNVIVSVGSGYAIEKSIDDAIVYLEERIKEYESAIAKTQEALHQLEHKLQELAQKAQQLQQKQAMSFRVPKK
- the rpl18a gene encoding 50S ribosomal protein L18Ae; this encodes MEVKVFRVKGVFEKNGKKFRFTKEYRALKPEDIKELVLSGIGSKHRVKRSKIYIESVEEIKPEEAENPVVRRLSLELA
- a CDS encoding translation initiation factor IF-6, with translation MHIERLDFENSPYLGVFGLATDKFALVREGLQEKKLNVLREVLKVPIIETSIMKSRIVGIFAAANSNAVVVPYYIWDSELEKIKTSLEENGLDVRVEPVLSKLTAFGNLILVNDKAALISSKFTREEAKQFEDIFGVEVERGVIANYHAVGSVGVVTNKGGLVHPEATDEELEWLEDLFKVDFYVGTANMGVPFVGSCMIANSFGVVVGHLTTGPEIVKIEEALGFLG
- a CDS encoding 50S ribosomal protein L31e, translated to MAEERIYVVPIRKIKKIVPRWKRAPRAARFVREFIARHTKADEVIIGTDVNEKIWERGIEKPPSKLRVKVTIEEREGVKVAEVHLA
- a CDS encoding 50S ribosomal protein L39e, yielding MARNKPLAKKLRLAKAAKQNRRVPVWVIVKTNRRVLTHPKRRYWRRTKLKE